From a single Lolium rigidum isolate FL_2022 chromosome 7, APGP_CSIRO_Lrig_0.1, whole genome shotgun sequence genomic region:
- the LOC124676240 gene encoding oligoribonuclease-like: MADLANMFAALDLDDEGDGEELEQPTSSKPAAAAAASAKKIDGGMEKRKMIVNYDGENLSSLPGEYKMPLVWIDLEMTGLDIRKDRILEIACIITDGKLTKRIEGPDLVIRQSKECVDNMNEWCKIHHGASGLTEQVLLSDISEHDAEKQVLDFIRRHIGSATPLIAGNSIYTDLLFLKEYMPELAGIFPHVIVDVSSIMALCIRWFPKERKQTPRKQKNHRAMDDIRESIKELQFYKDNIFKSRQSKH; the protein is encoded by the exons ATGGCTGATCTTGCCAACATGTTTGCTGCCCTTGACCTGGATGACGAGGGCGATGGAGAGGAACTGGAACAACCAACGTCCAGCaagccagcagcagcagctgctgcttctGCCAAGAAAATTG ATGGTGGCATGGAGAAACGCAAAATGATTGTGAATTATGATGGCGAAAATCTTAGTTCATTGCCGGGTGAATACAAGATGCCATTGGTGTGGATAGACTTGGAAATGACTG GTTTGGATATCAGAAAAGACCGCATACTGGAGATTGCTTGCATTATAACAGATGGTAAACTTACCAAACGAATAGAG GGTCCTGATTTGGTTATAAGACAAAGCAAGGAATGCGTAGATAACATGAATGAATGGTGTAAAATCCATCATGGTGCCAGTG GACTGACAGAACAAGTACTGCTGAGTGACATTTCTGAGCATGATGCAGAGAAACAG GTGTTAGACTTTATTAGGAGGCATATTGGTTCGGCAACTCCATTGATAGCTGGGAATTCTATCTATACAGATTTACTATTTTTGAAG GAGTATATGCCAGAGCTTGCAGGTATATTCCCTCATGTGATAGTTGATGTGAGCAGCATAATGGCTTTGTGCATCCGCTGGTTCCCCAAGG AAAGGAAGCAAACTCCAAGAAAGCAGAAAAACCATAGGGCAATGGACGACATCAGAGAGAGCATTAAGGAGTTGCAGTTCTACAAGGATAACATCTTCAAATCACGTCAGTCTAAGCACTAG